TAATAGTTCATTATTAGAGATATATATGTGTACCTTTTAGCCTAGAATCCAAATATGTATGGGCTAATAGTTTGATGgttattttttttagttttttagaTATTAGATTTATTAATCCGGCCACTATATCTATGAAGGATATACATAGCGAAAAGGATACAAGAGCACTTAGACTCACACCTCAACAAAGAGGAGAACACacgacaaaaaaagaaaaaaaaaactacgaCCTTAGCACATCACTACTTTCTGACATCCTCTCCTGAAATGGCTAGATTCGGTGAGTGGAAATTGTCAAGTCGCCGTCGCCCCTAGTGCGCCATTGCTGCGAACCTCCGCTGGTGCCATCTTCATCCGCTTCAAGTGAGGTGACGCCACCTGTCGCCGATTAGCCCACCTTCATCCACCATTGTCCAGTCAAAACTAGCCGATCAGATGTGAGCCGACAGGATCCGCTTCCACTTCGCCGGACTCCAAGTCCTCTGCCACCCATAGGGCAACCATCGTTATTGGGATCATGGTCATCACCTCTGCTGGAGTCCTCTGTCGCTGTCGCTGAGGATATCCTCTTCCGTCCGGACTCCCAGGCCTCCGCCACCCCTAGGCCCACTCCTCCTCACCGAGATCTTCACCGGCGCCTAGGCCGCTGCTGCCCCTAGGCttaccgccgccgccgaggaggtCGAACTCCCAGGCTGCTGCCACCCCTAGCACATAGCTGCCAACGGAACCACCTCCGCTAGATCTGCCTTCTCCCTGCCAAGGACTGGCCATCGAAGGTTAGACCGCCACCGTCCAATGCCACACCCGCCGCCGCCAAAGGGACATCGCCACCAATGCCTCACCGCTACCCGCTGCCTCCTTGTAGGTCAGCCACCACCGTCCCGAAGACGGGGCATGCGACCACAGATTGGGATCGTCCCCAGCAAGGGTCACCCCACATCCGTCGTTTGGGCCCTGGCTGGCCCTGGTAGCCACCACTAACCGCCTCGGGTGCGGGCGCTGGGCGTAGACCACACCGGCTATTTTTTGTTAGCTAATTTTATTGCCGGCTAATAATTAGGACTTCCTTGGATCCAAGACCTAAAGTTTAAACTTTCGACCATTTTAGCTCCTGCGTTTCCTAGCAAGTGGTCTAAAGTGCTATATAAAGTTTAGCTATCCTCACAAAAATATCATTAGTTCATTATACCACACAAGTTAGTTAAAGTGGTATAAAGTTTAGTCCTTAACTTAGTCAACTATAAACTTTAGATTATAGGATCCAAACCGTAACACCCCGCGTCCAAAATATGTTTAATATAGCCTAGCTCCTCACATTTAGATTGTAGTCACGAGATCTTTTATAATGGTTGGGAAAGTACCATTGGTACCTTCAGGTACTTTCATCTTTTATATTTTCTAAGTAATTAATAACTGAGAAAGATTATTTATTAAATATAATTTGTATTATAGAGGGCATTTTGGTAATCACTAGCGGAAACAGTGATTTTGCCATGTgccacgggcactcggcaaagactaaaaaatactcggcaaaggctttgccgagtgtaacactcggcaaacagcacacgacatctacagtgtcggcaaacaactatttgccgagtgttttttatcgcgcactcggcaaatggtttgccgagtgtcaaatttgacactcagcaaaaaaaagtggtttgccgagttttttccaaaatacactcggcaaaggattactgtttgccgagtgtttttgggaattacactcggcaaacctattttcgaaagaaaaaaatatttttttagcaTACAAttactgtttgccgagtgtttttagaaaTTACAcacggcaaacctattttccaaagaaaaaataataattttttttagcATATTTCAGTCCTTTGGCAATAGCAGCAGCAGTTGGCTCGTTGATGATACGCAGCACATTGAGGCCAGCAATCACCCCAACATCCTTTGTGGCCTGCCTCTGTGAGTCGTTGAAGTAGGCAGGGACTGTCACAACAGCATTCTTGATCGTGCTGCCAAGGTAAGCTTCAGCGATCTCACGCATCTTGATCAGAACCATAGAGGAGATCTCTTCAGCTGCAAACTGCTTCTCCTCACCCTTGTGCTGGACAACAATCACTGGCTTCTCACCAGGCCCAGAAATGACCTTGAAGGGCCACAGCTTGATATCGCTCTGGACAGAGGCATCAGAGAACCTCCTGCCGATGAGACGCTTGGCATCTGCATACAAATGCAATCATGTCAGATATGCATTCCAATACCATACAATTTGAAATGTAACAGAAATCATCCATCAGTTAAATAAAACTTCGATCAATCAAGTGAAATATAATAATCCAGAAACTGGGTGATGAATTGCTGAAACTGCTTATTACACTGAGCATCTATGAGCTGAATACATCACTTCTTACTTCTATAGGCATTCCTTGTGGAAATACAAGTATGGATCATCTGGCCAGGATGTCAGCTATGAAATAATGTTAGCTTCAAGCAGCTTAACTAGTTAATTTGATTGCAATTTGTAAATACAACTTGATACATGGGTGTCCTTAAAGACTCAAAGCTCTTCTAATAAGTAAATGGGAAGGCCTCAAGTACACAAAGGAAAGCTTATATACACAACAGAACCATTCAGATAGCATCACCTTGAATTAAAGCTGCGCCATTCTGCGTCGACCTCCAAGCTAACGGTTTCCTCCTCTTTAAATCCAATCCCACATCCTTGCTCCGTGCCCTCAAATCTTCCATAGTGGAAAACCTGGGTGGCAATCACAAGATGAGAGAGGCATGGCAAGTTAAAAAATCAGAACTCCTGCAACAATCTCATGGTTCATGAACAAGTTTGCAGCTTTTGTTGCGGAGAGCGAAAAATTGTGTGTGTCTAGCCACGGTAAGAGTTCTATTCCAAGACATTAAAATAGATGGTACAAGCTATATGTCCCGCGCAACACACAACTATATCTTATCTGCTAATTTACACTAAAAACAACTATAAAGAATTTGAGCTTCCTTCAATGGACCATAACTTAATCAATTTAGCTATATTAGTAATTCAATTGTTTCATAGTATCTAGTGCGACGTACCTGAAATAGAAGCTCACATGTTCGGCTAGGCCCGCGGCGGAGCGACCCAGCCCTGAAACCCTAGCTGCCACTGGCGGGCCCCTTTAGGCCagcgccctccccctccccttcctCCCCGCTCTCCTTTGCTTCCTCCGCCCCCTATCCTTCTCTTCCTCACGCGGTCCACGGGGCTGGGGCGCGCGGCAAGCCGCACCTGGCGGCGCCTTCCCCGCCGTCAGCAGTCGTGGTGCCTCCTCTCCCCGCTGCGCCCGCCGACCCCTCTCCACTTCTCCCTCATGCAGGATCTAGGGACGCGGCCGccggaagaaggggagggaggggaggggccggatccgcggccgccgccggggaagaagaagggagggaggggagcggcCGGATCCGCGGCCGCcggtgaggaagaagaaggggaggagccggatccggggaagaagaaggggaggaaggggaggggccggatccgtggtggaagaagaaggggagggaggggaggggccggatccgcggcggaagaagaagggggggaggggaggggccggatccgCGGCTgccggaagaagaaggggagggaggggaggggacggCCGCtggtggggaagaagaaggggagggaggggaggggccggcgccggcggtgaagaaggagagggagggggcgggtgcgggaggaggggaggggcgggtgTGGGGTGCTAGGGAGGGGAGGCTGGGGCACGGGTGCGGGAGGAGTGGGgctggggaggggaggggtggGATTTTAGGGGCGGAcggtttttttctatattttttgggTTTGCTGAGTGTtgtttttgacactcggcaaacctgtttttttgccgagtgtttttttacagtCGGTAAACTCCttatttgccgagtattttttgttTGACATTCGGCAAActacgctctttgccgagtgtttttttttgccgagtatttttagtATAGCACCCTATTTACCGAGTATTTTTTGTTTTCATCGGTCAAACTAAACTTGAGATCATTAGTGTGACGACGAAAATATCCTTCTCTGAAACGATTATGAAGTGTGCTCTTCTTAACACCTAAGGCATTAGCAAGATCCCAAAAGGTTGTGCGCTGCCTAAGAGGGATGTCTTTTATTGCCTCTAAATCTACTTCTATTCGTTTCCGACCACAATCTTTGGAATACTTATTCACAATTTCACTTATTCCACCACTTTGACCATTTTTCCAAATGGTCTGCACAACTCGTAGAGGGACATCAAACTTCTCTGAAACTGCTTTTGAAACTCCATGGTGAAGAATAGGAGGATCTGTTCTTGCTAACAATTTTTGGTAAATGGCGATCTTTAGTTCATCAGGATagaacttcttctttttgtcATAAGAACCTGCAAACAGATGATTTAACTGAATATGCAAACAGATGACTGCACTGAACCTGCGAACTCCACTGCTGGTTGTCCGACAATTGATTGAACTGTAAAATTAACTTGTTCATAACCATACCTGAAGCCGCACCTCCATTTGTGGATGCACCATGTAGACCAACGGCTTCAGATAATTGCACTCATGTTCCAGCATCACCTTCATCTCCTTGCTCGCCAAATGCTGCAGCATCATCTTCTACATGTTCTTGACAGAAGTAAATGAACACAGACAAAAAAAGAATAAGTTCACAGATAGtagaaaaagaaggcaaaacaaagATCTTGGTAGATTTGTGCCTTGACTTCCATCATCCCAAACCATGTCATAATCAAGTTCGTGTGCCGGCCCATCGTACTCAACAAtgtgttgacaaccaaaaatgttcattttatgaagttgtcaaaatgtgaaacggacttcaccattgcgttcctctcgtcgagatagtcaagaaacatatatggaatgtctaattcggagtccggatgaagaagttatgccctcggaaagatgcctcggtgtcgggagttccgacccaagtcgggacttctgactgtcagaagttccgacgtgtgtcgggacttccgggaagcctaaagaaatctgctcgggtgtctggggttatccctacgtcgggagttccgacaaaagtcagaagttccgactgttgggagttctgacccaagtcgggacttccgacccaagtcgggacttccaactGGACTTTCGATATACCTgacagaaaatcctgttcggatctggccttttggattccgatccgaactgttccaaactcgtgggaaacttggaaaataaggcttggagaggtttcctactggataagaccacccccctctatatatatgagaggatcatggtcgATTGAGTTACCATCTATCTAATcgacaaacaaatcaatctattaCCTCTACCCCAACCCTtttaccctcttctccaacccctatactgttcatcccttgatccgacAACCAAGGTTGGTGTCCTAGGCTTgccggccgacctagggcaacccgacgaCATCCTTGCCCTGATGGGGTCCCTCCCAGGCGAGAGCTTtgacggtttctttgctagtttgcctgaaaactagtcggttcttcgtcacgtaaggacgttggttatcctttggtggtttgcttataaacctctccgttcttcaccacgaaagagtgacatcctcgctgcgttcttcggtccatagcggcccgggcgtccaaggccctattggtgtttgattcggatcacttccgacgtcaacacactttttggcgactCCGCTGGGGATGATTGGTTCAGCTATCTCCTATAGCCGATCTATCTGACCTAGCCTTACTCCTCATTGATCTATCTTCTTGAGCTCGCCATTACCGTTGCATCTGGCCCAAAAGGTCGATCGCATCTGGTTTTGACCCCTTGTGATCTTATTTGCGATTTTACAACAAGTTGCGTTGTTTATCGAAAAATTCAGCAAGGCGGTCAAGTTATAAATCATGAAGTACCAAGATGTTCATCACAATATTACTACAATCACCCTGAGGTACAACTTGCAAATGCATCTTATGATCCTAAtagttattttgcaagttctatgagctctcatgttggtgttgctagcCGTAATGATACTAGATATGTTACGTCGGCTAATACTTTTGTTAATGCTCCTCATCATACACATCATAATTATGAATATTATGGTCAAGAGCCAATGCATGTTATAAATTCTTCGAGTTTTGATtctactagcaacatacaacacgtaaattgttattcatcggctataagttcacaatatatggttccaccacaagacatgccgatgaatgaGAGAATTGGCTATAACAATGCTAATTATTTAGCCAATTGCTCTGAAAATTCAGCACCATATGCCATTGCTCATATTCATAATTCGGCTCCATATGTTACTCCCAACTCGAGCCAAATTAATAAAAATTCAGCAAGGTGTTTAAGTGCTAATACTTATGATTCGGCTTCACGtgttactagtaac
This sequence is a window from Miscanthus floridulus cultivar M001 chromosome 10, ASM1932011v1, whole genome shotgun sequence. Protein-coding genes within it:
- the LOC136487727 gene encoding heat shock cognate 70 kDa protein-like, producing MEDLRARSKDVGLDLKRRKPLAWRSTQNGAALIQDAKRLIGRRFSDASVQSDIKLWPFKVISGPGEKPVIVVQHKGEEKQFAAEEISSMVLIKMREIAEAYLGSTIKNAVVTVPAYFNDSQRQATKDVGVIAGLNVLRIINEPTAAAIAKGLKYAKKNYYFFFGK